The following are from one region of the Paenibacillus sabinae T27 genome:
- a CDS encoding MurR/RpiR family transcriptional regulator has product MGLDISKLVDKYQLNQTEEKILVYIIDNIENVKEIGVRGIAKEFYTSTTTIMNLAKKMGHSGFLDMYYHLNFTLKDKKSQFSGGKNNQFYGVDLEQLLSLIDHHKIEEFVNLLLENRNEIIYTWGGGFSAPITEYITRKLIVLGFICIYSEPIESYDVNPIQAKLFINVSKSGETDSLLRMSHSAKKNGIKIISFTGDSENSLSKLADINLKIVDMNAMDDRNKLASSFYANVLMLFEFLIGEYLEKIKEDAIKN; this is encoded by the coding sequence ATGGGTTTAGATATCAGCAAGCTGGTAGACAAGTATCAGTTGAATCAAACGGAAGAAAAAATATTAGTATATATCATCGACAATATAGAGAATGTGAAAGAAATAGGGGTAAGAGGCATCGCAAAGGAATTTTATACATCTACAACGACAATAATGAATTTAGCAAAAAAAATGGGTCATTCCGGCTTTCTGGATATGTATTATCATCTTAATTTTACATTGAAGGATAAAAAGTCTCAATTTTCCGGCGGAAAAAATAATCAATTCTACGGTGTTGATCTGGAACAATTATTATCATTAATAGATCATCATAAAATAGAAGAGTTTGTAAACTTGTTGCTGGAAAACAGAAATGAAATTATTTACACTTGGGGAGGAGGCTTCTCCGCACCTATTACGGAATATATAACCAGAAAATTAATCGTTCTTGGATTTATATGTATCTATTCCGAACCCATTGAAAGCTATGATGTAAACCCTATTCAGGCAAAATTGTTTATCAATGTTTCCAAATCCGGAGAAACGGATTCTTTGCTGAGAATGTCGCATTCGGCAAAGAAAAATGGAATTAAAATTATTTCATTTACCGGAGACTCAGAAAATTCTTTATCCAAACTAGCGGATATAAATTTAAAAATAGTTGATATGAATGCGATGGATGACCGTAATAAGTTAGCCTCTTCTTTCTATGCGAATGTGCTGATGTTATTTGAGTTTTTGATTGGTGAATATTTGGAGAAAATAAAGGAAGACGCTATTAAAAATTGA
- a CDS encoding YcdB/YcdC domain-containing protein, whose translation MKKKHTPGLTAKTALTGMVTLTLVMPAGLAGAASSSGTAVAVPSAVKVVAGTSLSAAATAQSNEADPSKVKFTKEQALAKLKSLFPLLEEAQVSSVELGINNSYPAPSNQMIWNIQWNYQQGSHGYGFSSQVDAVNGDLISTYLYFPDRQQNESYYPPEITREQALEKAKAFIAKAAPSLSVNDLELQDNVNYFSNPALFGPVQYGFNFTVLRNGIPSPLENVSVAVAADGSVRQFNKSPEHWSYPAAAASVSQAKAEQVFSDQFDVELVYVPVFKNGGANSWILAWRPTERALYATDALTGKRLDTSGAETTVASAVYSDVPQAANRFVPRSSTVELSSDEAAKRVKQVVSIPASRKLVSSSLGDDYSDKDRKIWRLNWLDNESLRTGFPSQSFAEVDAVTGQILSFNENKYGVPAGASEAAATKGTKLTKEQARKKAIALINLLYPDASANLKLVERGDNALNGGAGFSFQFLRFYKGIPVGDGGLTIGLDNNGALQSYYFPRTSDLEKAAIDPSAVKVTKEEARAQSFGKYKVKLQYGNFGGYTPAGFTEQKIKLVYSPVLQDSQNVPEVLNALNGKWTAQYDAPGQLKKASDASDIQGNPAEQALSTLVKYNILTPDENGKVYPDSELTSGDWLTWIAKAVTPYYANMNNGAERKPVAGVNPESPYYDAVSYAVQNRWIDADSAFQPDAKLTREGLAVLLTSIVKYNKISAYFQADPVINQFGDAASISRKGEVAVAVKLGLLQAENGKFNPADTVTKAEAAAVLLKLVELQGKTDQPIGQSLYY comes from the coding sequence TTGAAGAAAAAGCATACCCCGGGACTTACAGCCAAAACCGCATTAACCGGAATGGTAACGTTGACTCTTGTAATGCCGGCGGGACTTGCCGGAGCGGCTTCTTCTTCCGGTACCGCCGTTGCCGTGCCTTCTGCTGTCAAGGTGGTTGCCGGGACATCCCTGAGCGCCGCGGCCACTGCCCAGTCGAACGAAGCGGATCCTTCCAAGGTCAAGTTTACCAAAGAGCAGGCGCTTGCCAAACTGAAGTCGCTGTTTCCCCTTTTGGAGGAAGCTCAAGTGTCGAGTGTGGAACTGGGGATCAACAACTCTTATCCCGCTCCGTCCAATCAGATGATATGGAATATCCAGTGGAATTACCAGCAAGGCAGCCACGGATACGGATTTAGCAGTCAGGTAGATGCCGTTAACGGAGACCTCATCAGTACATATCTTTATTTTCCGGACCGGCAGCAGAACGAAAGCTATTATCCGCCCGAGATCACAAGGGAACAGGCGCTGGAGAAGGCAAAAGCGTTTATCGCTAAGGCTGCACCTTCGCTGTCGGTGAACGATCTGGAACTTCAGGACAACGTTAATTATTTTAGTAATCCGGCACTTTTCGGTCCAGTACAATATGGATTTAATTTTACGGTTTTGAGAAATGGTATTCCCTCTCCTCTTGAAAATGTCTCCGTCGCCGTTGCTGCGGACGGCAGTGTGCGGCAGTTCAACAAATCTCCGGAGCATTGGAGTTATCCGGCAGCTGCAGCCTCGGTTTCACAGGCCAAGGCGGAGCAGGTATTCAGCGACCAGTTTGATGTAGAGCTTGTTTACGTGCCCGTCTTCAAGAATGGGGGCGCCAACAGCTGGATTCTGGCCTGGCGGCCAACGGAGCGGGCGCTCTATGCCACCGATGCCCTGACAGGCAAACGCCTGGATACTTCCGGCGCGGAAACTACGGTTGCATCCGCCGTATACAGCGATGTTCCGCAGGCGGCCAATCGTTTTGTCCCCAGAAGCAGCACTGTAGAATTGTCCAGTGACGAAGCGGCCAAACGGGTAAAACAGGTGGTCTCCATTCCAGCATCGAGAAAGCTGGTATCCAGTTCGCTGGGCGACGATTATTCCGATAAGGACCGTAAAATCTGGAGGCTGAACTGGCTGGATAACGAATCCCTCAGAACCGGGTTCCCTTCCCAATCCTTCGCCGAGGTGGACGCCGTTACAGGGCAAATTCTGAGCTTCAATGAAAATAAGTATGGCGTTCCGGCCGGCGCGTCGGAGGCGGCAGCTACGAAAGGAACCAAACTAACGAAGGAGCAGGCCCGGAAAAAGGCTATCGCGCTGATTAATCTCCTCTATCCGGATGCATCCGCCAATCTGAAGCTGGTCGAACGGGGAGACAACGCGCTGAACGGGGGCGCGGGGTTTAGCTTTCAATTCCTCCGTTTCTATAAAGGCATTCCTGTGGGTGACGGCGGCCTGACGATTGGCCTGGATAATAACGGAGCATTGCAATCCTATTACTTCCCGCGGACATCGGACCTGGAGAAAGCCGCGATTGACCCTTCGGCGGTAAAAGTTACGAAGGAGGAGGCGCGGGCACAAAGCTTCGGCAAATACAAAGTGAAGCTGCAGTATGGAAACTTTGGAGGCTATACCCCAGCCGGCTTTACAGAGCAGAAGATCAAGCTTGTGTATTCGCCAGTGCTGCAGGATTCCCAGAATGTGCCGGAAGTCTTGAATGCCCTGAACGGCAAATGGACCGCGCAATATGATGCTCCCGGCCAATTGAAGAAAGCGTCCGACGCTTCGGATATCCAGGGGAACCCGGCCGAGCAGGCTCTGTCGACATTGGTAAAATACAACATCTTGACCCCGGATGAGAACGGGAAGGTGTATCCGGACTCCGAACTCACGTCCGGAGATTGGCTGACCTGGATAGCCAAAGCGGTTACGCCTTATTATGCGAATATGAATAACGGAGCCGAACGCAAACCGGTCGCCGGCGTAAACCCGGAAAGCCCTTATTATGATGCGGTCTCCTATGCCGTACAGAACCGCTGGATCGATGCAGACAGCGCGTTTCAGCCAGACGCCAAGCTGACCCGTGAGGGGCTTGCCGTGCTGCTGACCTCTATCGTCAAATACAACAAGATTTCCGCATATTTCCAGGCCGATCCGGTCATCAACCAATTTGGAGATGCCGCCTCAATCAGCCGCAAGGGCGAAGTGGCGGTTGCTGTGAAGCTGGGTCTGTTACAGGCTGAGAACGGCAAGTTCAATCCGGCCGACACCGTAACCAAGGCTGAAGCGGCTGCGGTGTTGTTGAAGCTGGTGGAGCTTCAGGGCAAAACGGATCAGCCCATCGGCCAATCCTTGTACTATTAA
- a CDS encoding zinc-dependent alcohol dehydrogenase family protein encodes MRAAVFKGKHQMEVLDWKTKDLEPYEVRIRVESCGICGTDQHIYHGHPGSAAVNPPIVLGHELAGEVIELGSRVPNLKLGDRVSIDPNIYCGECEYCRSGRPHLCDHLQAIGVTRDGGMAEYCIVPAVNAYRIPNEMSYVEGAMVEPVGCVLHGLKKIDVRPVHTVLIIGGGFIGQLFLQLVKKQGAAQIIVSEPAVEKHERLLELGANEVVQPTSPETVQDLMNIADVVIECVGRKESMELAIKAARKGGQILLFGVPSPDTLINVSPFTIFSKELSIKGSFINPFTHEEAISFIRQNIVRIEPLISHYFALDDIPEVMGKYPQMNVAKGVVTHST; translated from the coding sequence ATGAGGGCAGCGGTATTCAAAGGAAAGCATCAAATGGAAGTGTTAGATTGGAAAACGAAGGATCTCGAACCGTATGAGGTGCGAATTCGGGTCGAAAGTTGCGGCATTTGTGGTACGGATCAGCATATTTATCATGGTCACCCCGGATCTGCGGCGGTCAACCCGCCAATCGTGCTCGGCCATGAACTGGCAGGCGAAGTGATAGAGTTGGGGTCTAGGGTTCCGAACTTGAAGCTAGGAGACAGAGTATCGATAGATCCGAATATTTATTGCGGCGAATGTGAATATTGTCGGAGCGGCCGGCCTCACTTGTGCGATCACCTTCAAGCAATCGGCGTGACGCGAGACGGCGGCATGGCGGAATATTGCATTGTTCCTGCGGTAAACGCTTATCGTATCCCGAACGAGATGAGCTATGTAGAAGGTGCGATGGTAGAGCCTGTCGGTTGCGTCTTGCACGGATTGAAGAAAATCGATGTTCGCCCGGTTCATACGGTACTCATTATCGGTGGCGGTTTCATCGGCCAATTGTTCCTCCAGCTTGTAAAAAAACAAGGAGCGGCCCAGATTATTGTCAGTGAACCTGCGGTGGAGAAACACGAGCGGCTTCTTGAACTGGGGGCGAACGAGGTCGTGCAGCCAACGAGTCCAGAAACAGTACAAGATTTGATGAATATTGCAGATGTCGTAATCGAATGCGTGGGACGTAAAGAATCGATGGAGCTTGCAATCAAAGCAGCTCGAAAAGGAGGTCAAATCCTTCTGTTCGGTGTACCCTCGCCAGACACTCTGATTAATGTTTCGCCGTTTACCATTTTTTCAAAGGAACTAAGCATAAAGGGATCCTTTATTAATCCTTTCACACATGAGGAAGCGATTTCTTTCATTCGGCAAAACATAGTACGGATTGAGCCATTAATCAGCCATTATTTCGCACTAGATGACATTCCGGAAGTGATGGGGAAATATCCGCAAATGAATGTAGCAAAAGGTGTAGTCACTCATTCTACATAA
- the rlmN gene encoding 23S rRNA (adenine(2503)-C(2))-methyltransferase RlmN, with translation MNKTSIYGLTFEQLEAWLLERGHRKFRALQVWDWLYVKRVTDFFEMSDVHPEALSLLDEHFAIRTLSEHIKQESVDGTVKFLFRLPDGNLIETVLMRQKYGLAVCVTTQVGCNIGCSFCASGLLSKSRDLSSGEIVEQIMQVQLDLDRAGKGEAVSHIVVMGIGEPFDNFGNMVDFLHIIKNQKGLDIAGRHITVSTSGLADKIIEFADMDLRINLAISLHAPNNELRSRIMKINRAIPIEKLMQALEYYLEKTKRRTTLEYILLRDVNDQQEHALELASLIAGYGPLVNVNLIPYNPVDEHSQYQRSDRETVRAFFDTLKKQGISVSTRLEQGVDIDAACGQLRSKQIKASALG, from the coding sequence ATGAACAAGACTTCCATTTACGGGTTAACCTTTGAACAGCTGGAAGCCTGGCTTCTGGAACGAGGACATCGCAAATTCCGGGCGCTGCAGGTTTGGGATTGGCTGTACGTGAAGCGTGTCACTGATTTTTTTGAGATGAGCGACGTTCACCCCGAGGCTTTGAGCCTGCTGGACGAGCATTTTGCCATCCGTACGTTGTCTGAACACATCAAGCAGGAATCGGTGGACGGCACGGTGAAATTTTTGTTCCGCCTGCCCGACGGGAATTTGATCGAGACAGTATTGATGCGGCAAAAATACGGGCTGGCCGTATGTGTAACGACCCAGGTCGGGTGCAACATCGGGTGCAGCTTCTGCGCGAGCGGGCTTCTGTCCAAAAGCCGGGATTTGTCATCCGGAGAGATCGTCGAGCAGATTATGCAAGTCCAGCTGGACCTGGACCGGGCCGGAAAAGGTGAAGCGGTAAGCCATATCGTCGTAATGGGGATCGGAGAGCCGTTCGACAACTTTGGAAATATGGTGGATTTTCTTCATATTATTAAGAATCAGAAGGGCTTGGACATCGCCGGGCGGCATATCACGGTCTCGACCAGCGGCCTTGCGGACAAAATCATCGAGTTTGCGGATATGGATCTTCGGATCAATCTGGCGATTTCCCTCCATGCGCCGAATAATGAGCTTCGCTCCCGCATCATGAAGATCAACCGTGCGATTCCGATCGAGAAGCTGATGCAGGCGCTTGAGTATTATTTGGAGAAAACAAAGCGGAGAACGACGCTGGAGTATATTTTGCTCCGGGATGTGAACGACCAGCAAGAGCACGCTTTGGAACTGGCCAGTCTGATCGCCGGTTATGGCCCGCTCGTCAATGTAAACCTGATTCCCTATAATCCGGTGGACGAGCACAGCCAGTATCAGCGGAGCGATCGGGAGACGGTAAGGGCTTTTTTCGATACGTTGAAAAAGCAGGGAATCAGCGTCAGCACCCGCTTGGAGCAGGGAGTGGATATCGATGCGGCCTGCGGCCAGCTGCGAAGCAAGCAGATCAAGGCTTCGGCGCTCGGTTAA
- a CDS encoding PTS sugar transporter subunit IIA, translating to MFNKIKALIFQDKPEQQQEDGFIVPLSGEIIDLSHVPDEAFSQRMMGDGFAIQPENGEVFSPVDGVVTTVVPSKHAFSIKSNSGIEFLIHFGVDTVKLKGEGFDVYVKEGSVVKAGDLILKVNLEQIKDKVPSVAVSVIFIELNGKSFSFKTGKAAAKEKDAVTIQYEDMQ from the coding sequence ATGTTTAATAAAATTAAAGCGCTTATATTTCAAGATAAACCGGAACAGCAGCAGGAAGATGGCTTTATTGTTCCTCTTTCCGGGGAAATTATCGATTTGAGCCACGTGCCGGACGAAGCATTTTCTCAGCGGATGATGGGGGACGGATTTGCTATTCAGCCTGAGAATGGAGAAGTCTTCTCACCAGTGGATGGAGTCGTTACGACAGTGGTTCCCAGCAAGCATGCTTTTTCCATTAAAAGCAATTCCGGGATTGAATTTTTAATCCATTTTGGCGTGGATACGGTTAAGCTAAAAGGAGAAGGCTTTGATGTTTATGTAAAGGAAGGAAGCGTAGTTAAAGCGGGTGACTTGATCTTAAAGGTTAACCTCGAACAAATCAAGGACAAAGTGCCGTCTGTTGCTGTTTCGGTTATTTTTATCGAACTGAACGGAAAGAGCTTCAGTTTCAAGACCGGTAAAGCAGCAGCAAAGGAAAAAGACGCTGTTACTATACAATATGAGGACATGCAATGA
- a CDS encoding ROK family transcriptional regulator, with amino-acid sequence MIYEKTNNMEVKRINRNRIFRLIYKNEKLSMHEIASCLGMSLPTVGQNLKNLQSEGLITENGVFESTGGRKAKAISCIKDAKLAVGLDITNNHLSLVLVNLSGEIVKSTRVAKIFENSQDYIKEIGELVSGFIETSNIDKSKVLGVGIAVPGILSDDKQTVVYSHALGLADRNGPDFTKNISYPSVLSNDANAAGFAELWNTEAVKNAVYLSLSNTVGGSILLDNRLYPGDNQRSSEFGHMTLELNGRTCYCGKRGCLDAYCSASVLSNGTDEGLYDFFDLLKKGGKKQEKMWKEYLSYLAVAVNNLRMLFDCDVILGGYIGAYIEEYVDELRLLAAEGNTFEPDGSYLKVCRNKREAAAVGVALLHIERFLSQV; translated from the coding sequence ATGATATACGAAAAAACAAATAATATGGAAGTAAAAAGGATAAACCGAAACCGTATCTTTCGGCTAATTTATAAGAATGAGAAGCTTTCCATGCATGAAATTGCTTCTTGTCTTGGCATGAGTCTGCCAACCGTTGGACAGAATTTGAAGAACTTGCAGAGCGAGGGCCTTATTACGGAGAATGGCGTCTTTGAATCCACGGGCGGAAGAAAAGCAAAGGCCATTTCCTGTATCAAAGACGCTAAACTTGCCGTGGGATTGGACATTACAAATAATCACCTTAGTCTGGTGCTGGTTAATTTAAGCGGAGAAATTGTAAAGAGCACTCGTGTGGCTAAGATCTTTGAAAATTCGCAAGACTATATAAAAGAGATCGGGGAATTGGTCAGTGGATTTATCGAAACTTCCAATATTGATAAATCTAAAGTTTTAGGAGTCGGTATAGCAGTCCCCGGGATTTTATCCGATGATAAACAAACGGTGGTATATTCCCATGCGCTCGGCTTAGCGGATCGCAACGGGCCCGATTTTACCAAAAACATTTCTTATCCAAGTGTTCTAAGCAACGATGCGAATGCAGCCGGATTTGCAGAACTGTGGAATACGGAAGCAGTAAAAAATGCAGTCTATCTGTCGCTTAGTAACACCGTTGGCGGCTCTATTCTTCTAGATAACAGGCTTTATCCCGGGGATAACCAGCGCAGCAGCGAGTTTGGACATATGACGCTTGAGCTGAACGGAAGGACTTGTTATTGCGGAAAGCGGGGATGTCTGGATGCCTACTGTTCCGCCTCCGTTTTATCAAACGGTACGGACGAAGGCCTGTATGATTTTTTTGATCTGCTGAAAAAAGGCGGTAAAAAGCAGGAGAAAATGTGGAAGGAATATCTAAGCTATCTTGCCGTTGCGGTTAACAATTTAAGGATGCTGTTTGACTGCGACGTGATTTTGGGTGGATATATCGGTGCTTATATTGAAGAATATGTGGATGAGTTAAGACTCCTTGCGGCAGAAGGCAATACCTTTGAGCCGGATGGCAGCTATTTAAAGGTGTGCCGGAATAAAAGGGAAGCGGCGGCCGTGGGAGTGGCTCTACTGCATATTGAGCGATTTTTAAGTCAGGTTTAA
- a CDS encoding 6-phospho-alpha-glucosidase has protein sequence MSKKFTVTIAGGGSTFTPGIVLMLLDNLDKFPIGKLKFYDNDKERQDIIAGACEVILKEQAPDIEFVATVEPEEAFTGIDFVMAHIRVGKYAMRELDEKIPLKYGVLGQETCGPGGIAYGMRSIGGVIEILDYMEKYSPNAWMLNYSNPASIVAEATRSLRPDSRILNICDMPIGIEARMAEISGLESRKDMTVRYYGLNHFGWWTDVRDKDGNDLMPKIKEHVAKHGYVVSVGDSQHTEASWNDTFAKAKDVYAVDPDTFPNTYLKYYLFPDDVVQHSNIEYTRANEVMDGREKFVFGEARKIIEQQSTEGSGLHIDEHASYIVDLARAIAFNTKERMLMIVENNGAIANFDPTAMVEIPCLLGSNGPEPLAMGKIPQFQKGLMEQQVSAEKLVVEAWIEKSYQKLWQAITLSKTVPSAFVAKQILDDLIEANKDFWPELK, from the coding sequence ATGAGTAAAAAGTTTACGGTAACAATCGCGGGCGGAGGAAGCACATTTACGCCGGGTATCGTCTTAATGCTGTTGGATAATCTGGATAAATTCCCTATTGGAAAACTAAAGTTCTATGATAACGATAAGGAAAGACAAGATATCATAGCCGGAGCATGTGAGGTTATTTTAAAAGAACAAGCGCCGGACATTGAATTTGTCGCGACCGTGGAACCGGAAGAAGCCTTCACAGGTATCGATTTTGTTATGGCTCATATCCGGGTCGGCAAGTACGCCATGCGCGAATTGGATGAGAAAATTCCTTTGAAATACGGTGTGCTGGGTCAAGAAACCTGCGGCCCCGGTGGAATTGCTTATGGAATGAGATCCATTGGCGGAGTCATTGAAATCCTTGACTACATGGAAAAATACTCGCCCAATGCATGGATGCTCAATTACTCGAACCCGGCGTCAATCGTTGCCGAAGCGACCCGCAGTTTGAGACCGGATTCCAGGATTTTGAACATTTGCGATATGCCGATCGGTATTGAAGCGCGGATGGCTGAGATTTCAGGATTAGAGTCCAGAAAAGATATGACCGTCCGTTATTATGGACTGAATCATTTTGGCTGGTGGACGGATGTTCGCGATAAAGACGGAAATGATTTAATGCCGAAAATCAAAGAGCATGTCGCAAAACATGGATATGTTGTTTCGGTTGGTGACAGCCAGCATACGGAAGCAAGCTGGAACGATACCTTCGCTAAAGCCAAAGATGTGTATGCTGTGGACCCTGACACATTTCCTAACACCTATCTGAAGTACTATTTATTCCCGGATGATGTTGTTCAGCATTCTAACATAGAATATACACGAGCAAATGAAGTCATGGATGGAAGAGAAAAGTTTGTATTTGGCGAAGCCAGAAAAATTATCGAACAGCAATCTACAGAAGGCTCCGGATTGCATATTGATGAACATGCATCTTATATTGTCGACCTTGCAAGAGCCATTGCCTTTAATACGAAAGAAAGAATGCTGATGATTGTCGAGAATAACGGGGCAATTGCCAATTTTGACCCTACGGCAATGGTTGAGATTCCTTGTCTTCTTGGCAGCAATGGACCGGAACCGCTGGCTATGGGTAAGATTCCGCAATTCCAAAAAGGGCTTATGGAGCAGCAAGTTTCTGCAGAAAAATTAGTGGTCGAAGCCTGGATCGAAAAATCCTATCAAAAGCTGTGGCAAGCGATCACTCTTTCTAAAACAGTTCCTAGCGCATTCGTCGCGAAACAGATTTTGGATGATCTGATCGAGGCCAACAAAGACTTCTGGCCTGAATTGAAATAA
- a CDS encoding NAD(P)-dependent alcohol dehydrogenase, which translates to MEGKMKVAVMNGIGKMGFIEREIPKVADNEVLVKLEYVGICGSDLHYYETGRIGDYIVKPPFVLGHEPGGTVVEIGKNVTNLNVGDKVALEPGKTCGHCEFCKTGQYNLCPDVVFFATPPVDGVFQEYVAHEADLCFKLPDNVSTLEGALIEPLAVGFHAANQGGAHAGQSAVIMGAGCIGLVTLLALKAMGLTEIYVVDIMPNRLEKAKELGAAAVINGKEKDVVKEVMELTGGTGCDLVFETTGAEIIAQQAVFISKKGASIVFIGYSNSGSVNLPLSLAMDKELTFKTVFRYRHIYPMAIQAVASGKVNLKGIITHVFDLDDVQNAMDSSIRNKTEIVKAVIKIEK; encoded by the coding sequence ATGGAAGGTAAAATGAAAGTGGCGGTTATGAATGGTATTGGCAAGATGGGGTTTATCGAGAGGGAGATACCCAAAGTTGCGGACAATGAGGTGCTGGTGAAGCTTGAATATGTGGGCATCTGCGGCTCCGATTTGCACTACTACGAAACCGGCCGAATCGGAGATTACATTGTGAAGCCCCCGTTTGTCCTCGGCCATGAACCGGGCGGGACAGTGGTGGAAATTGGTAAGAATGTCACCAATCTCAATGTAGGCGACAAAGTTGCGCTGGAGCCGGGAAAAACCTGCGGACACTGCGAATTCTGCAAGACAGGTCAATATAACCTTTGCCCTGATGTGGTGTTTTTTGCCACCCCGCCGGTTGATGGCGTTTTTCAGGAGTATGTCGCGCATGAGGCTGATCTTTGCTTCAAACTGCCTGACAATGTCAGCACTTTGGAGGGTGCACTGATTGAGCCGCTTGCTGTGGGTTTTCATGCGGCAAATCAGGGCGGCGCGCATGCCGGTCAGTCCGCTGTGATCATGGGTGCAGGCTGTATAGGTTTGGTCACCTTACTTGCTTTAAAGGCAATGGGTCTTACTGAAATCTATGTAGTGGACATTATGCCAAACCGATTGGAGAAGGCTAAGGAACTGGGAGCTGCGGCAGTCATTAACGGTAAAGAAAAAGATGTTGTGAAAGAAGTTATGGAGTTGACCGGCGGCACGGGCTGCGATCTTGTATTTGAAACAACAGGTGCGGAAATTATAGCCCAACAAGCCGTATTCATCTCTAAGAAAGGTGCAAGCATCGTATTCATAGGTTATAGTAATAGCGGATCAGTCAATTTACCACTCAGTCTTGCGATGGATAAGGAACTTACTTTTAAGACTGTGTTCCGATACAGACATATCTATCCCATGGCGATTCAGGCAGTCGCTAGCGGCAAGGTTAACCTAAAGGGAATTATCACACACGTCTTCGATCTGGATGATGTTCAGAACGCCATGGACTCAAGCATCAGAAATAAAACGGAAATTGTGAAAGCAGTTATTAAAATTGAAAAATAA